The Chitinophagaceae bacterium genome window below encodes:
- a CDS encoding acetyl-CoA carboxylase carboxyltransferase subunit beta: MAKQEEDIEKNLTGDDLPREDSQRSSWFKRVQKGILTSTSEKKEIREGLWTKCPECKYTCTSQELSDNKYVCPKCNYHHRIGSSEYFDLLFDGDSYTELFDNIRSKDYLNFTDLKPYQKRLEDIWKKTDLHDSIRVASGKIDGFDAVVCCMDFDFIGGSLGSVMGEKIARGVDYCIEQKMPMVMICKSGGARMMESAFSLMQLAKVSGKLSQLSDAKLPYITWLTDPTFGGITASFGMIGDLNIGEPGALIGFAGPRVIKETIKKDLPEGFQRSEFLLEHGFLDLIVDRKDMKQKFGVLFNLFRN; encoded by the coding sequence ATGGCAAAACAAGAAGAGGATATTGAGAAAAACTTAACCGGTGATGATCTTCCCCGGGAAGACTCTCAGAGATCGTCCTGGTTCAAACGTGTACAGAAAGGCATTCTTACTTCTACTTCCGAAAAAAAGGAAATAAGAGAAGGTTTATGGACAAAATGTCCTGAGTGTAAATACACCTGTACATCGCAGGAACTGAGCGACAATAAATATGTTTGTCCTAAATGTAATTATCATCACCGTATCGGAAGTTCGGAGTATTTTGATCTTCTGTTTGACGGAGATTCATACACTGAATTGTTTGATAATATCCGATCGAAGGATTACCTCAATTTTACAGATCTGAAACCTTACCAGAAACGTTTGGAAGATATCTGGAAAAAAACAGACCTGCACGATTCTATTCGTGTGGCAAGTGGAAAAATTGATGGCTTCGATGCGGTTGTATGCTGCATGGACTTTGATTTCATTGGCGGATCACTGGGAAGTGTAATGGGTGAAAAAATTGCACGTGGTGTTGATTATTGCATTGAGCAGAAAATGCCGATGGTTATGATCTGTAAAAGCGGTGGTGCCAGAATGATGGAAAGTGCTTTTTCGCTGATGCAATTAGCAAAAGTATCGGGTAAACTTTCACAATTGAGTGATGCAAAGCTTCCTTATATCACATGGCTTACTGATCCTACGTTTGGAGGTATTACGGCTTCCTTTGGTATGATTGGTGATTTGAATATAGGTGAACCGGGCGCATTGATTGGTTTTGCCGGTCCACGTGTGATCAAAGAAACCATTAAAAAAGATTTGCCCGAAGGTTTTCAACGCAGTGAATTTCTGTTAGAACATGGATTTCTTGATCTGATTGTTGACCGCAAGGATATGAAGCAGAAGTTTGGTGTACTGTTCAACTTATTCAGGAACTGA
- the fbaA gene encoding class II fructose-bisphosphate aldolase: MSKYRAGVLFGEELEALYNDAKQNQFALPAVNTIGTNTINGVLETAAKVNSPVIIQFSNGGAQFIAGKGMPNDKLQGNIQGAISGALHIHNVAKYYGVPVVLHTDHASKKWLPWISGLIDAGVEFKKEKGQPLFSSHMLDLSEEPLEENIQTSVEFYKRMAPLGMSIEIELGVTGGEEDGVDNSDVDNDKLYTQPEHVAYSYTELSKVGNLFTVAAAFGNVHGVYKPGNVELRPVILKNSQDYIEKELKTGPKPVYFVFHGGSGSPQHQIREAIGYGAIKMNLDTDLQWAFWEGILNNYKKNEAYLQGQLGNPEGPDSPNKKHYDPRVWLRKGEESFNKRLEIAFEDLNCINRNA; this comes from the coding sequence ATGAGTAAATACAGAGCCGGCGTACTTTTTGGCGAAGAATTAGAAGCTTTATACAATGATGCAAAACAGAATCAATTCGCACTCCCCGCCGTTAATACAATTGGAACCAATACCATCAATGGTGTTCTTGAGACAGCAGCAAAAGTAAATTCACCCGTTATTATTCAGTTTTCCAACGGCGGTGCACAGTTTATTGCCGGCAAAGGGATGCCAAACGACAAATTACAGGGAAATATCCAGGGCGCTATCTCTGGTGCCTTACATATACATAATGTTGCAAAATATTACGGCGTACCTGTTGTTTTGCATACCGATCATGCATCTAAAAAATGGTTACCATGGATCAGCGGATTAATTGATGCCGGTGTAGAATTCAAAAAAGAAAAAGGACAGCCACTTTTCAGTTCACATATGCTCGATTTAAGTGAAGAGCCGCTGGAAGAAAACATTCAAACTTCTGTTGAGTTTTACAAACGCATGGCTCCATTAGGCATGTCAATTGAAATTGAACTTGGTGTTACCGGTGGAGAAGAAGATGGTGTTGATAACAGCGATGTAGACAACGATAAACTTTATACACAGCCTGAACATGTTGCTTATTCATATACTGAATTAAGCAAGGTTGGTAATTTATTTACTGTAGCCGCCGCATTTGGTAATGTACACGGTGTGTACAAACCCGGCAATGTGGAATTAAGACCCGTGATCTTAAAAAACAGCCAGGACTATATTGAAAAAGAATTGAAAACAGGACCAAAGCCGGTTTACTTTGTATTCCATGGCGGTAGTGGTTCACCTCAGCACCAGATCCGTGAGGCAATTGGTTACGGTGCCATTAAAATGAATCTTGATACTGATCTGCAGTGGGCATTCTGGGAAGGTATTCTCAACAATTACAAAAAGAACGAAGCTTACCTGCAGGGCCAATTAGGAAACCCTGAAGGTCCTGACAGTCCAAATAAAAAGCATTACGACCCAAGAGTTTGGTTGCGTAAAGGTGAAGAAAGTTTTAACAAGCGGCTGGAAATTGCCTTTGAAGATCTGAACTGTATCAACAGAAACGCATAA
- a CDS encoding pyridoxal-phosphate dependent enzyme, with product MDIKNNILETIGNTPMIRLNKITKNFPCEVVAKVDYFNPGNSIKDRMALKMVEVAEKEGKLKPGGTIIEGTSGNTGMGLALAAIVKGYKCIFVTTEKQSKEKADVLKAVGAEVIVCPTNVLPEDPMSYYSVAARLAKEVPNSYHMNQYDNLANRLAHYETTGPEIWKQTDGKITHLVCTAGTGGTITGVAQYLKEKNPNIQIWAIDVYGSLLTKYFRTGETDMNEVHPYISEGFGEDFVPKNYDMSVIDHFEQVTDKDGAVMARRLAKEEGLFCGYSAGSCIQGLMQLKDRLKKDDLVVCIFHDHGSRYVGKIYNDQWMMERGFLDVKTFKDIVSSRSHNRLISIEPTHTVAEAVELMKKYDIEQIPVIRNGEPVGSISENGLFAKVFSNAEIKHASVEAVMEPALPIVAFDTTIERLSTFITKENGAVLSKDEAGNFHIVTKYDIIQSLTK from the coding sequence ATGGATATTAAAAACAACATTCTTGAAACCATTGGTAATACGCCAATGATCCGTTTAAATAAGATCACCAAAAACTTTCCCTGCGAAGTGGTGGCCAAGGTTGATTATTTCAACCCCGGCAACTCCATTAAAGACCGTATGGCATTGAAGATGGTGGAAGTGGCGGAAAAGGAAGGTAAATTAAAACCGGGCGGCACTATCATTGAAGGAACCAGCGGAAATACAGGAATGGGTTTAGCACTTGCTGCTATTGTAAAAGGCTATAAATGCATTTTTGTTACCACAGAAAAACAATCGAAGGAAAAAGCAGATGTATTGAAGGCTGTTGGTGCTGAAGTAATTGTTTGCCCGACAAATGTTTTGCCCGAAGATCCCATGAGTTACTACAGTGTGGCAGCAAGACTTGCAAAAGAAGTTCCCAACTCCTATCATATGAATCAATATGATAATCTGGCAAACCGGTTGGCACATTATGAAACAACAGGGCCTGAAATCTGGAAACAGACTGATGGCAAAATAACACATCTTGTTTGCACTGCAGGAACCGGTGGTACTATAACAGGTGTTGCTCAATATCTAAAAGAAAAAAATCCCAACATACAAATCTGGGCAATTGATGTATACGGCTCATTACTTACCAAATACTTCCGTACCGGTGAAACGGATATGAATGAAGTACATCCTTATATCAGTGAAGGTTTTGGTGAAGACTTTGTGCCCAAGAACTATGACATGAGTGTGATCGATCATTTTGAGCAGGTAACTGATAAAGATGGAGCAGTAATGGCACGACGGCTTGCAAAAGAAGAAGGTTTATTTTGCGGTTACAGCGCAGGCAGTTGTATACAGGGATTGATGCAATTAAAAGACCGATTGAAGAAAGACGATTTAGTGGTCTGCATTTTTCATGATCATGGCAGCCGCTATGTTGGCAAAATATACAATGACCAGTGGATGATGGAAAGAGGCTTCCTGGATGTAAAAACATTTAAAGACATTGTATCATCCCGTTCACATAACCGTTTAATCAGCATTGAACCAACACATACTGTTGCTGAAGCAGTAGAACTGATGAAGAAATATGATATAGAACAGATTCCTGTTATTAGAAATGGAGAACCTGTTGGTTCCATTTCTGAAAATGGATTGTTTGCCAAAGTATTTTCGAATGCTGAAATAAAACATGCCAGTGTAGAAGCTGTAATGGAACCTGCCCTGCCTATTGTTGCGTTTGATACAACGATTGAACGCTTAAGTACATTCATTACAAAAGAAAACGGTGCTGTATTAAGTAAGGATGAAGCTGGTAACTTCCATATAGTAACCAAGTATGATATAATACAATCATTGACGAAGTAA
- a CDS encoding sigma-70 family RNA polymerase sigma factor, producing MQAAPSDREIITRVLQGEQRAYEVLVTRYQSFVFSVALRYTKNREDAEELAQNAFIKAYRCLNDYRGDAKFSTWLYTIVSSLCLTFLRKKKLPVHSIDQDGVFELADSMDSGMRANIAEEKSKVKLVNEAIALLNPDDAKVLTLFYKADQSLEEIGLIMGIEPNNAKVKLHRARQRLKEKMQQYFAVEVEEYIQS from the coding sequence ATGCAGGCTGCTCCATCGGATAGAGAAATTATAACCCGTGTATTACAGGGTGAACAAAGGGCTTACGAGGTACTGGTTACCCGTTACCAGTCTTTTGTTTTTTCTGTTGCCCTGCGCTATACAAAGAATAGAGAAGATGCGGAAGAATTGGCACAGAATGCTTTTATAAAAGCCTATCGTTGTTTGAATGATTACAGGGGCGATGCTAAATTCAGCACATGGTTGTATACCATTGTAAGTTCTTTATGCCTCACCTTCCTGCGGAAAAAGAAATTACCGGTACATTCTATAGATCAGGATGGGGTGTTTGAACTTGCCGATTCAATGGATTCCGGCATGCGGGCAAATATTGCAGAAGAGAAATCGAAGGTGAAACTGGTAAATGAAGCCATAGCTTTACTGAACCCTGACGATGCAAAAGTGCTGACCTTATTTTATAAAGCTGATCAAAGCCTGGAAGAGATTGGTTTGATCATGGGAATTGAACCCAATAATGCCAAAGTAAAGCTGCACAGGGCCAGGCAAAGGCTCAAGGAGAAGATGCAGCAATATTTTGCAGTGGAAGTGGAAGAATATATTCAATCTTAA
- a CDS encoding S41 family peptidase, with product MGPYGPSFFGKSRQTSIQEILELVKQKYVDTVNVDSLGQFAIQDVLNQLDPHSIYLPPQQLQLVNEDMQGNFQGVGIEFGVLDDTVHVMNILAKGPADKAGIQIGDQIISANDSIVSGKKRKEDAIRKFFRGPKGTEVKVKLLRSGQQKEITIQRGIIPIKSVDAAYMIEPEIAYIRLNKFSSTTYEEFMENLERLQKEGMKKLILDLRGNGGGMLDDAVQIADEFIDGEKEIVYTEGKSYPRQNYNARRPGLFEKGKLILLIDEGSASASEVLAGALQDWDRATIMGRRSFGKGLVQEQFSLSDGSAIRLTVSRYYTPIGRSIQKPYVHGDNSIYKNEVTERLSNGELFHGDSAAHNGKKYKTKGGRPVFGSGGISPDIYVAVDSSEFLPKENKQQMREIIGDAAYYYFLSNRANLQKIKTAAELQQSVSADAASWMFLKTKAIKDSINLDTLPAKQQQVIQHYFAIMLGRQLWRSEGYVKMKNLSDPLITKALEEIRK from the coding sequence ATGGGACCTTACGGTCCGTCCTTTTTTGGAAAATCCCGGCAAACATCCATCCAGGAAATTCTCGAACTGGTAAAACAGAAATATGTTGATACAGTAAATGTTGACTCTTTGGGTCAGTTTGCTATCCAAGATGTACTGAATCAACTCGATCCACATTCAATTTATCTTCCGCCACAACAGCTTCAGTTAGTAAATGAAGATATGCAGGGTAATTTCCAGGGAGTTGGAATTGAGTTTGGAGTGCTCGATGATACGGTACATGTAATGAACATTCTGGCCAAAGGCCCGGCTGATAAAGCAGGAATACAGATTGGTGACCAGATCATCAGCGCCAATGATTCGATTGTATCAGGCAAAAAGAGAAAAGAAGATGCCATTCGTAAATTTTTCCGTGGGCCGAAAGGAACTGAAGTAAAAGTAAAACTCCTGCGAAGCGGACAGCAAAAGGAAATCACTATACAAAGAGGCATTATTCCAATTAAGAGTGTTGATGCCGCTTATATGATTGAGCCGGAAATTGCTTACATCCGTCTGAATAAATTTTCCAGTACTACTTATGAAGAGTTTATGGAAAATCTTGAGCGGCTGCAAAAAGAAGGCATGAAAAAACTCATTCTTGACTTACGTGGAAATGGTGGAGGTATGCTGGATGATGCGGTACAGATTGCCGATGAGTTTATTGATGGCGAAAAAGAAATCGTTTATACTGAAGGGAAATCTTATCCCCGTCAGAATTATAATGCCCGTCGCCCTGGCTTGTTTGAAAAAGGAAAGCTGATTTTATTGATTGATGAAGGATCAGCTTCTGCAAGTGAAGTGCTGGCAGGTGCTTTACAGGATTGGGACAGGGCAACAATCATGGGTCGGCGTTCATTTGGAAAAGGGCTGGTGCAGGAACAGTTCAGTTTGAGTGATGGCAGTGCTATCCGCTTAACGGTTTCCCGTTACTACACTCCTATTGGCCGCAGTATTCAAAAGCCATATGTGCATGGCGATAATTCAATTTATAAAAATGAAGTAACAGAACGTTTATCAAACGGTGAATTATTTCATGGCGATTCCGCTGCACACAATGGAAAGAAGTATAAAACCAAAGGCGGCAGACCGGTTTTTGGCAGTGGTGGAATTTCTCCTGATATCTATGTAGCAGTTGATTCTTCTGAATTTCTGCCGAAAGAAAATAAACAGCAGATGAGGGAAATCATTGGTGATGCAGCTTACTATTATTTTCTCAGCAACAGAGCCAATCTGCAGAAAATAAAAACCGCTGCCGAATTACAGCAATCTGTATCTGCTGATGCAGCGAGCTGGATGTTTCTGAAAACAAAAGCTATTAAAGACAGCATCAACCTTGATACCTTGCCAGCAAAACAACAGCAGGTCATTCAGCATTATTTTGCTATTATGCTTGGTCGGCAGCTCTGGCGCAGCGAAGGATATGTAAAAATGAAAAACCTTTCTGATCCGTTGATCACAAAAGCACTGGAAGAAATCAGGAAATAA
- a CDS encoding N-acetylglucosamine kinase: protein MSSIKLIADSGATKAEWCLLKGKKKKTLFTQGISPYLMTTEEIVKMLQKELKPKLKKESITEIYFYGTGCNNPQNVKNVRNALKEVFSTAKKVNVDNDIMSAAKGLCADEKGMVVNLGTGSFCCYYNGKRIAKNSPGIGYILGDEGSGAFLGRKVIQHFLYNTFDEELMAKFQARYKTDRSEILNHVYRMPLANRYIASFALFLSENRGHYMIENIIEDSLNEFFFAHLYKYRESWLYPIHFTGGVAYAFRDVLKSLCQTYELQLGRVLKNPMPGLIEYHSK, encoded by the coding sequence ATGAGTTCCATTAAACTAATAGCAGACAGCGGGGCCACTAAAGCAGAATGGTGTTTATTAAAAGGGAAGAAAAAGAAAACATTGTTTACACAGGGCATCAGCCCCTACTTAATGACCACAGAGGAAATTGTGAAGATGCTCCAGAAGGAGCTGAAGCCGAAACTGAAAAAAGAAAGCATTACAGAAATCTACTTTTACGGAACAGGCTGTAATAATCCCCAGAATGTAAAAAATGTCCGTAATGCATTGAAAGAGGTCTTTTCAACAGCTAAAAAAGTTAATGTTGATAATGACATCATGTCTGCAGCAAAAGGACTTTGTGCCGATGAGAAAGGGATGGTCGTCAATCTTGGTACAGGATCATTTTGCTGTTATTATAACGGCAAACGGATTGCAAAAAACAGCCCCGGAATTGGATATATCCTTGGCGATGAAGGCAGTGGTGCCTTTCTTGGCAGAAAAGTAATTCAGCATTTTCTTTACAATACGTTTGATGAAGAATTAATGGCAAAGTTCCAGGCCCGGTATAAAACCGACAGGTCTGAAATTCTGAATCATGTATACCGAATGCCGCTGGCTAACCGCTATATTGCATCTTTTGCACTTTTCCTCAGTGAGAACCGTGGACATTATATGATAGAAAATATCATTGAAGATTCGTTAAATGAGTTTTTCTTTGCACATCTTTACAAATACCGGGAAAGCTGGTTATACCCGATTCATTTTACAGGCGGTGTAGCTTATGCATTCAGAGATGTATTGAAAAGTTTATGTCAAACTTATGAATTACAGTTGGGCCGGGTTTTGAAGAATCCCATGCCCGGCTTAATTGAATATCACAGCAAATAA
- the murQ gene encoding N-acetylmuramic acid 6-phosphate etherase, with product MSDQFIRITEQESNYRHLDQMSVAELLQNINLEDSLVPAAVEMAIQQIEPLVSTITDKMLMGGRLFYIGAGTSGRLGILDASECPPTYGVPYGLVIGIIAGGEKAITNAVEFAEDSREEGWKDLKEHNVTDKDVVVGIAASGTTPYVIAALEECRKNNIITGSISCNPNSPVSAAADFPIEVVVGPEFVTGSTRMKSGTAQKLVLNMISTSVMIQLGRVEDNRMVNMQLSNEKLVDRGAKMLMLRSGLTDYDKAKDLLLSHGSVKKALTALGK from the coding sequence ATGTCAGATCAATTTATACGGATAACAGAGCAGGAATCAAACTATCGTCATTTAGATCAGATGAGTGTAGCTGAGTTGCTGCAGAATATCAATCTGGAAGACAGTCTTGTACCAGCAGCAGTTGAAATGGCCATTCAGCAGATTGAACCGTTGGTTTCAACCATTACAGACAAAATGCTGATGGGTGGAAGATTATTTTACATTGGTGCAGGAACAAGCGGCCGTTTGGGTATACTGGATGCAAGTGAATGCCCGCCCACTTACGGAGTGCCTTATGGTTTGGTGATCGGCATTATTGCAGGTGGCGAAAAAGCCATTACCAATGCAGTTGAATTTGCAGAAGACAGCAGGGAAGAGGGATGGAAAGATTTGAAAGAGCATAATGTGACTGATAAAGATGTGGTGGTGGGAATTGCTGCAAGTGGTACAACTCCTTATGTAATCGCAGCATTGGAAGAGTGCCGTAAGAACAATATTATAACGGGCAGCATCAGTTGTAATCCCAATTCACCGGTTAGTGCAGCTGCAGATTTTCCCATTGAAGTAGTTGTTGGCCCTGAGTTTGTAACCGGCAGTACAAGAATGAAAAGTGGTACAGCGCAAAAGCTGGTGCTGAATATGATTTCCACTTCAGTTATGATTCAACTGGGAAGGGTGGAAGATAACCGCATGGTGAATATGCAGCTCAGCAATGAAAAATTAGTTGATCGTGGAGCAAAAATGCTGATGTTGAGAAGCGGACTTACCGATTATGATAAAGCCAAGGATCTCTTACTTTCTCACGGAAGTGTAAAGAAGGCTTTAACCGCATTGGGAAAATAA
- a CDS encoding homoserine kinase: MSEENINELKTKEGSQSSPPGGVRGGRFVSVKCPATVANLVCGFDILGMALTEPYDIMKLKLIDEPKIIIINKDLYNLPTEPEKNVAGVVLLEIMEKMGNQFGFEVEIEKHIKPGSGLGSSAASAAGAAVAANELLGNVFSTDDLVQFAMFGEKLASGVKHADNITPCITGGVTLIRSIHPLDIVQLNSPALFVTVVHPQIEVKTSDARQILRKEVLLKDAIKQWGNIAGLVAGFEKGDTDLIGRSLEDVIIEPVRSILIPGFDEIKIKSKEAGALGGGISGSGPSIFMLSKEEATAKKVELIMQEIFTRLGIEYKTYVTTINKSGVEVVK, translated from the coding sequence ATGAGCGAAGAAAATATAAACGAATTAAAAACTAAGGAGGGTTCTCAATCCTCCCCCCCTGGGGGAGTTAGAGGGGGCCGCTTTGTTTCTGTTAAATGCCCGGCAACTGTGGCCAATCTTGTTTGTGGTTTTGATATCCTTGGCATGGCATTAACCGAGCCTTATGATATCATGAAACTGAAATTGATTGATGAACCAAAGATCATTATCATCAATAAGGATTTATACAATCTTCCAACAGAACCGGAAAAAAATGTAGCCGGTGTTGTGTTACTGGAGATCATGGAAAAAATGGGCAACCAGTTTGGTTTTGAAGTGGAGATTGAAAAGCATATCAAACCGGGAAGTGGTTTAGGTTCCAGTGCAGCCAGTGCTGCAGGTGCAGCTGTTGCTGCCAATGAGTTATTGGGAAATGTTTTTTCAACTGATGATCTTGTACAGTTTGCCATGTTTGGAGAAAAACTGGCAAGTGGTGTTAAGCATGCTGACAATATTACTCCCTGCATTACAGGTGGTGTAACGCTTATCCGTTCCATTCATCCGTTGGATATTGTGCAATTGAATTCACCGGCATTGTTTGTAACCGTTGTTCATCCGCAAATTGAAGTAAAGACCAGTGATGCAAGACAAATTCTCCGCAAAGAAGTATTACTGAAAGATGCCATCAAGCAATGGGGAAATATTGCAGGACTTGTTGCCGGTTTTGAAAAAGGCGATACAGATTTAATTGGCAGAAGCCTCGAGGATGTGATCATTGAACCTGTACGCAGTATTTTAATTCCGGGCTTTGATGAAATTAAAATCAAGAGCAAAGAAGCAGGCGCATTGGGTGGTGGTATTTCAGGAAGCGGTCCATCCATTTTTATGCTGAGTAAAGAAGAAGCAACTGCAAAGAAAGTGGAACTGATTATGCAGGAAATATTCACAAGACTTGGCATTGAGTATAAAACATACGTTACAACGATTAATAAGAGTGGTGTGGAAGTGGTGAAATGA
- a CDS encoding circularly permuted type 2 ATP-grasp protein, giving the protein MNSEALIQNYQTSSALFDEMQNADGVRVPYQKLVETILNHNIEELHLKDKLAGELFMNQGITFTVYSDDAGIERIFPFDILPRIITAAEWDHVEKGIEQRLKALNLFLKDIYNEQQIIKDKIVPGELITSCPHYLREVSGIKVPHDIYVHISGIDLIRGQDGTFYILEDNLRTPSGVSYMLENREVTKRLFPDLLSSANVRMVNNYPLLLHQNLMALSPRQISSLTVVILTPGIYNSAYYEHTFLARQMGVELVEGKDLVIDNHKVFMKTTSGLQQVDVIYRRIDDEFIDPLIFRPDSVLGVPGIMGAYRKGTVALANAVGNGVADDKAVYAYVPDMIKYYLNEEPILPNVPTYQMSNEDERKYTFENMHKMVVKRTNQSGGYGMLMGNKASDEEINKFKEEILKTPREFIAQPIIQLSTVPCFIDGQFKPRHVDLRPYALCGPDGVKIVPGGLTRVALREGSIVVNSSQGGGSKDTWVID; this is encoded by the coding sequence ATGAACAGCGAAGCCCTGATACAAAACTACCAGACCAGCTCTGCATTATTTGACGAAATGCAGAACGCTGATGGGGTACGTGTACCTTATCAAAAACTGGTCGAAACCATCCTCAACCACAATATTGAGGAACTGCACCTGAAAGATAAACTGGCTGGCGAATTATTCATGAACCAGGGTATCACTTTCACTGTGTACAGCGATGATGCCGGTATTGAAAGGATTTTTCCGTTTGATATTCTTCCCCGCATTATTACCGCAGCAGAATGGGATCATGTGGAGAAAGGAATTGAACAACGGTTAAAGGCGTTGAACCTTTTTCTCAAAGACATTTACAATGAACAGCAAATCATCAAAGACAAAATTGTTCCCGGTGAACTGATTACATCCTGTCCGCATTACCTGCGTGAAGTATCGGGTATTAAAGTTCCGCATGATATCTATGTACATATATCAGGGATTGATTTGATTCGGGGACAGGATGGAACTTTTTATATTCTGGAAGATAACCTGCGTACTCCTTCCGGTGTTTCTTATATGCTGGAGAACAGGGAAGTAACCAAACGCTTATTCCCTGATTTATTATCGAGTGCAAATGTTCGGATGGTGAATAATTATCCACTGCTGCTGCATCAGAATTTAATGGCGTTGTCGCCAAGGCAAATATCCAGCCTAACTGTTGTTATTTTAACACCTGGTATTTACAACTCTGCGTATTATGAACATACATTCCTTGCACGGCAGATGGGTGTTGAACTGGTGGAAGGAAAAGATCTGGTGATTGACAATCACAAAGTGTTTATGAAAACAACCAGTGGTTTGCAGCAGGTAGATGTGATCTATCGGCGTATTGATGATGAATTCATCGATCCGTTGATATTCCGTCCTGACAGTGTTCTGGGTGTACCCGGTATTATGGGTGCATACAGAAAAGGAACAGTTGCTTTAGCAAATGCAGTAGGCAATGGAGTGGCAGATGATAAAGCGGTGTATGCTTATGTTCCCGATATGATCAAATATTATCTCAACGAAGAACCTATCCTTCCAAATGTTCCAACGTACCAGATGAGTAATGAAGATGAACGGAAATATACGTTTGAGAATATGCATAAGATGGTAGTGAAGCGAACCAACCAGAGTGGCGGTTATGGAATGCTGATGGGTAATAAAGCAAGTGATGAAGAAATCAACAAGTTTAAAGAAGAGATTTTAAAAACACCAAGAGAATTTATTGCCCAGCCTATTATTCAACTGTCAACTGTTCCCTGTTTTATTGATGGACAGTTTAAACCTCGTCATGTTGATCTGCGCCCTTATGCTTTATGCGGACCGGATGGAGTGAAGATTGTTCCCGGTGGATTAACAAGGGTTGCCCTTAGAGAAGGTTCTATTGTTGTAAATTCATCGCAGGGTGGTGGAAGTAAGGATACTTGGGTGATAGACTAG
- a CDS encoding alpha-E domain-containing protein: protein MFWLNRYMERAEGLLRVLYTNYVLSFDKGPYGVHSWKPVLEMFTTLKEEEIKLLEYNTAETLQFIVTNQKNINSLRSLINKARENARGMQDHITKEVWEEVNLIYHTVNHPGLEKKLAGADALSTLDQLLKSCLTYVGVTDTTMPRGMGWNFMSIGRFIERGVLTADITCKHYEQVNFDLDDNKDILFWRNLLLSLSGYELHLKNYRSSDINSNVLNQAVFNSHFPRSVMYSLARLEKYLKDILEENDPPEKDMLYREFGRIYSRVKYADESSIKQITLQRFLQETKQDLLKFSHMLGQQFFSYA from the coding sequence ATGTTTTGGTTAAACCGTTATATGGAACGGGCTGAAGGTTTACTGCGTGTACTGTATACAAACTATGTACTATCGTTTGATAAAGGACCCTATGGTGTTCACTCCTGGAAACCTGTGCTGGAAATGTTCACTACGTTGAAAGAAGAAGAGATAAAACTGTTGGAATACAACACAGCAGAAACCCTGCAATTTATTGTTACCAATCAAAAAAACATTAATTCACTCCGGAGTTTAATTAATAAAGCAAGGGAGAATGCAAGGGGTATGCAGGATCATATTACAAAAGAAGTTTGGGAAGAAGTGAATCTTATTTATCATACCGTTAATCACCCCGGGCTTGAAAAGAAACTGGCAGGTGCCGATGCATTGTCAACACTGGATCAATTATTAAAATCCTGCTTAACCTATGTGGGTGTTACCGATACAACCATGCCCCGTGGAATGGGCTGGAATTTTATGAGCATTGGCCGTTTTATTGAAAGAGGTGTGTTAACAGCTGATATTACCTGCAAACATTATGAGCAGGTAAACTTTGATCTGGATGACAATAAGGATATTCTTTTCTGGAGAAACCTGTTACTTTCCTTATCCGGTTATGAATTGCATTTAAAGAATTACAGAAGCAGTGATATCAACAGTAATGTATTAAACCAGGCTGTTTTTAATTCTCATTTTCCACGTTCAGTGATGTATTCACTTGCACGCTTAGAGAAATATTTAAAAGATATCCTCGAAGAAAATGATCCACCTGAAAAAGATATGCTTTACCGTGAATTTGGCCGTATTTACAGCCGTGTAAAATATGCTGATGAAAGCTCCATTAAACAAATTACTTTACAGCGCTTTCTACAGGAAACTAAACAAGACCTGCTGAAATTTTCACATATGTTAGGTCAACAATTTTTCTCGTACGCTTAG